The following coding sequences lie in one Spinacia oleracea cultivar Varoflay chromosome 1, BTI_SOV_V1, whole genome shotgun sequence genomic window:
- the LOC110784438 gene encoding uncharacterized protein isoform X2, whose translation MQWLNHGGNIANTRGRPIGEPFLNRNEIQRLHLRWKYFVGNDITATPAISNGIVYFPAWDGNLYAVNAFNGDLIWKLNLGQLTGLAPTGTYVNVTVSRATPTIANDLLIIGIYGPAVVIAVNRFTTRLVWMTRLDPHPLALITMSGTAYLDGFYVGVSSLEVLVPPTECCTFRGSMARLDIGTGVIVWQTYTVPDNGGKLGGYAGAAVWGSSPAIDIIRNRVYIGTGNLYIAPPDVLKCQAKQNNQSKATQPDLCTTPDAHFDSIVALDLARGNIVWALQLGGYDVFYFACLVPNNPNCPPGPNLDADFGEAPMLLTIFPGGVRRDVVVAVQKSGFVWALDRDTGDIVWFSVAGPGGLEGGGVWGAATDRRRIYTNIVNSGRTTFRLAPSNQTTTAGGWVALDVNNGNILWTTANPSNETAHGPVTLVNDILFAGSVDPSGPLYAMDAESGKILWSMNTAATIYGGASVSYGCVYIGHGYSVGLAKFHPTWNRGSSLFAFCAV comes from the exons TGGTTAAACCATGGTGGAAATATAGCAAACACGAGGGGGCGACCCATTGGAGAGCCATTTCTAAACCGGAATGAAATCCAAAGACTACATCTAAGGTGGAAATACTTTGTTGGTAATGACATAACAGCAACACCTGCTATCTCAAACGGCATAGTCTACTTCCCTGCATGGGATGGGAATTTATATGCTGTGAATGCATTTAATGGTGATCTTATATGGAAACTCAACCTTGGCCAACTTACTGGGTTAGCTCCTACTGGTACTTATGTCAATGTAACAGTCTCAAGAGCAACACCAACAATAGCCAACGATCTGTTGATCATAGGTATCTATGGCCCTGCCGTAGTCATAGCTGTTAACCGGTTCACTACTAGGCTTGTTTGGATGACAAGGCTTGACCCTCACCCTCTAGCTTTGATTACCATGTCCGGAACTGCATATCTTGA TGGCTTCTATGTAGGCGTATCATCCTTAGAAGTACTAGTACCACCTACTGAGTGCTGTACTTTTCGAGGGAGCATGGCAAGGCTAGACATCGGAACAGGAGTAATAGTATGGCAAACTTATACTGTTCCAGACAATGGTGGGAAGTTAGGAGGTTATGCAGGGGCTGCAGTCTGGGGTAGTAGCCCTGCCATTGACATCATAAGGAATCGCGTCTATATTGGAACAGGAAACTTGTACATTGCTCCTCCTGATGTATTAAAATGCCAGGCGAAACAGAATAATCAGTCGAAAGCAACTCAGCCTGATCTATGTACCACCCCAGATGCTCATTTTGATTCAATTGTTGCCCTCGATTTGGCAAGGGGGAATATTGTATGGGCACTTCAGCTTGGAGGATATGATGTGTTTTATTTTGCTTGTTTAGTGCCTAATAACCCCAACTGCCCTCCTGGGCCTAACTTAGATGCAGACTTTGGGGAAGCACCTATGTTGCTCACCATATTTCCTGGTGGTGTTAGGCGAGATGTTGTGGTTGCTGTGCAGAAGAGTGGCTTTGTTTGGGCTTTGGATCGCGATACTGGTGACATTGTGTGGTTCAGT GTTGCAGGGCCAGGAGGTTTGGAAGGAGGGGGAGTGTGGGGAGCAGCAACAGATAGACGACGGATCTACACCAACATCGTCAACAGTGGAAGAACGACATTTAGGTTAGCCCCATCGAACCAAACCACAACAGCCGGGGGATGGGTAGCCTTGGATGTTAATAACGGGAATATATTATGGACAACAGCTAATCCAAGCAACGAGACTGCTCATGGTCCGGTGACTCTAGTCAATGATATATTGTTTGCTGGGTCAGTTGACCCTTCAGGACCACTCTATGCAATGGATGCTGAGAGTGGCAAGATTTTGTGGTCAATGAATACAGCAGCAACAATATATGGTGGTGCATCCGTGAGCTATGGTTGTGTTTATATCGGACATGGGTACTCCGTTGGGCTAGCCAAATTTCACCCTACTTGGAACCGAGGAAGCTCCCTCTTTGCTTTCTGTGCTGTGTAA
- the LOC110784438 gene encoding uncharacterized protein isoform X1 — MACKKYNYYSQPFTFKFVVLCVVTILQKNRADIGTWLNHGGNIANTRGRPIGEPFLNRNEIQRLHLRWKYFVGNDITATPAISNGIVYFPAWDGNLYAVNAFNGDLIWKLNLGQLTGLAPTGTYVNVTVSRATPTIANDLLIIGIYGPAVVIAVNRFTTRLVWMTRLDPHPLALITMSGTAYLDGFYVGVSSLEVLVPPTECCTFRGSMARLDIGTGVIVWQTYTVPDNGGKLGGYAGAAVWGSSPAIDIIRNRVYIGTGNLYIAPPDVLKCQAKQNNQSKATQPDLCTTPDAHFDSIVALDLARGNIVWALQLGGYDVFYFACLVPNNPNCPPGPNLDADFGEAPMLLTIFPGGVRRDVVVAVQKSGFVWALDRDTGDIVWFSVAGPGGLEGGGVWGAATDRRRIYTNIVNSGRTTFRLAPSNQTTTAGGWVALDVNNGNILWTTANPSNETAHGPVTLVNDILFAGSVDPSGPLYAMDAESGKILWSMNTAATIYGGASVSYGCVYIGHGYSVGLAKFHPTWNRGSSLFAFCAV; from the exons TGGTTAAACCATGGTGGAAATATAGCAAACACGAGGGGGCGACCCATTGGAGAGCCATTTCTAAACCGGAATGAAATCCAAAGACTACATCTAAGGTGGAAATACTTTGTTGGTAATGACATAACAGCAACACCTGCTATCTCAAACGGCATAGTCTACTTCCCTGCATGGGATGGGAATTTATATGCTGTGAATGCATTTAATGGTGATCTTATATGGAAACTCAACCTTGGCCAACTTACTGGGTTAGCTCCTACTGGTACTTATGTCAATGTAACAGTCTCAAGAGCAACACCAACAATAGCCAACGATCTGTTGATCATAGGTATCTATGGCCCTGCCGTAGTCATAGCTGTTAACCGGTTCACTACTAGGCTTGTTTGGATGACAAGGCTTGACCCTCACCCTCTAGCTTTGATTACCATGTCCGGAACTGCATATCTTGA TGGCTTCTATGTAGGCGTATCATCCTTAGAAGTACTAGTACCACCTACTGAGTGCTGTACTTTTCGAGGGAGCATGGCAAGGCTAGACATCGGAACAGGAGTAATAGTATGGCAAACTTATACTGTTCCAGACAATGGTGGGAAGTTAGGAGGTTATGCAGGGGCTGCAGTCTGGGGTAGTAGCCCTGCCATTGACATCATAAGGAATCGCGTCTATATTGGAACAGGAAACTTGTACATTGCTCCTCCTGATGTATTAAAATGCCAGGCGAAACAGAATAATCAGTCGAAAGCAACTCAGCCTGATCTATGTACCACCCCAGATGCTCATTTTGATTCAATTGTTGCCCTCGATTTGGCAAGGGGGAATATTGTATGGGCACTTCAGCTTGGAGGATATGATGTGTTTTATTTTGCTTGTTTAGTGCCTAATAACCCCAACTGCCCTCCTGGGCCTAACTTAGATGCAGACTTTGGGGAAGCACCTATGTTGCTCACCATATTTCCTGGTGGTGTTAGGCGAGATGTTGTGGTTGCTGTGCAGAAGAGTGGCTTTGTTTGGGCTTTGGATCGCGATACTGGTGACATTGTGTGGTTCAGT GTTGCAGGGCCAGGAGGTTTGGAAGGAGGGGGAGTGTGGGGAGCAGCAACAGATAGACGACGGATCTACACCAACATCGTCAACAGTGGAAGAACGACATTTAGGTTAGCCCCATCGAACCAAACCACAACAGCCGGGGGATGGGTAGCCTTGGATGTTAATAACGGGAATATATTATGGACAACAGCTAATCCAAGCAACGAGACTGCTCATGGTCCGGTGACTCTAGTCAATGATATATTGTTTGCTGGGTCAGTTGACCCTTCAGGACCACTCTATGCAATGGATGCTGAGAGTGGCAAGATTTTGTGGTCAATGAATACAGCAGCAACAATATATGGTGGTGCATCCGTGAGCTATGGTTGTGTTTATATCGGACATGGGTACTCCGTTGGGCTAGCCAAATTTCACCCTACTTGGAACCGAGGAAGCTCCCTCTTTGCTTTCTGTGCTGTGTAA